From a region of the Mercurialis annua linkage group LG1-X, ddMerAnnu1.2, whole genome shotgun sequence genome:
- the LOC126676982 gene encoding uncharacterized protein LOC126676982: MNKKEIFKLAKGFRGRAKNCIRIARERVEKALQYSYRDRRNKKRDMRSLWIQRINAGTRQHGVNYGNFMHGLMKENIQLNRKVLSELSMHEPYSFKALVDISRDAFPGNKNLVHAPRKVDTISINV, encoded by the exons ATGAACAAGAAGGAGATTTTTAAACTTGCAAAAGGGTTTAGAGGAAGAGCAAAGAATTGCATCCGAATTGCAAGGGAGAGGGTCGAGAAAGCCTTGCAATATTCGTACAGAGATCGTCGAAACAAGAAGCGCGATATGCGCTCCCTGTGGATCCAACGCATCAATGCCGGCACCCGTCAACATGGG GTAAACTATGGTAATTTCATGCATGGGTTGATGAAGGAGAACATTCAGCTGAACAGGAAAGTATTGTCGGAGCTGTCTATGCATGAACCCTACAGTTTCAAGGCTCTCGTGGACATATCTCGTGATGCCTTTCCTGGAAACAAAAACTTGGTTCATGCTCCCAGGAAGGTGGACACCATTTCCATCAATGTATGA
- the LOC126678068 gene encoding U-box domain-containing protein 33 yields MSDWITEVEVEEEEDDEEEERSYRRNHYYHYASSSSEIEEENSNDSNRERKVMESIKEEPFEEISVISFGSKGEDCVYVAVGKSESSMDAVSWTLRNLIKNNESTILYLIHVYPPTHFIPSPLGKLPKDQVRPEQVEIFMAQERGKRRQLLQKFINLCSSSSSSKVKVDNLVIESDNVAKAILDLIPILNIKKLVLGTTKSGLRKSRTGKGSGTADQILRTANASECCDIKVICEGQEVMEQMTRTSSSLSQSPSFGDPVGDVEGNSKSVQSEDQSNNNDPFCMCFKSPRVE; encoded by the exons ATGTCGGATTGGATAACGGAGGTTGaggtagaagaagaagaagatgatgaagaagaagaaaggagTTATCGTCGTAATCACTACTACCACTACGCTAGTAGTTCAAGCGAAATCGAGGAGGAGAATTCAAATGATAGTAACAGAGAGAGAAAGGTCATGGAATCGATAAAAGAAGAACCGTTCGAAGAAATAAGTGTGATTTCGTTCGGAAGCAAAGGAGAGGATTGTGTGTATGTTGCCGTAGGGAAGAGCGAGTCGAGCATGGATGCGGTTTCTTGGACTCTAAGGAACCTTATCAAAAACAATGAATCCACCATTCTTTATCTCATTCATGTCTACCCTCCGACACATTTCATACCTTCTCCAT TGGGTAAACTACCAAAGGATCAAGTAAGACCTGAACAAGTGGAGATTTTCATGGCCCAAGAAAGAGGCAAGAGGAGACAACTTCTTCAAAAGTTCATTAATCTTtgctcatcatcatcatcatccaaG GTTAAGGTAGATAATCTGGTAATTGAGAGTGACAATGTTGCCAAAGCTATCCTAGACCTAATTCCCATTCTCAACATCAAAAAGCTAGTGCTTGGAACCACAAAATCTGGACTAAG AAAATCAAGGACCGGAAAAGGAAGCGGGACAGCTGATCAGATTCTTCGAACTGCGAACGCATCAGAATGCTGTGATATTAAAGTCATATGTGAGGGGCAGGAAGTAATGGAACAGATGACCAGGACGTCATCATCACTCTCACAATCACCTTCCTTTGGTGATCCTGTCGGTGATGTTGAAGGCAATTCCAAGTCGGTGCAGTCGGAAGATCAATCTAATAACAATGATCCTTTTTGTATGTGCTTCAAATCTCCTCGAGTCGAGTGA